The window CTCCGACCAGGGCTAAGGTTATAAGCAAAAGGAGAACATGACTAACTTTAACCCTTTTTACCGACTTCATAGCTACACCTCCCAGTCAATTATAGCTGCCCTATTTCCGTTTAATTTTGGCCACGGTGGGCTCGCATCTGGTTCTGACACTTGCTGCAGTACCCATGAAGTTCAAAGGAATGTTTGATTACCTGGAAGCCATTTAGTTCTTCCTGGGTAGGTTGCCAATTGGCTACCGGGCACCCAGGCAAGCAAGTGATGCTGCCGCAGCGCAGACAGACCAGATGGTAGTGGTGTTGGCGCACCAGCTCAAAGCAATCGCTATGACAGGTGCCGGAACGAATCTGCGTTACCAGGTCCAGGTCTACTAAAAGGCGCAGGTTGCGGTAGACAGTATCCAAGCTGGTGTCGGGAAAGACTGCTTGGACCTGGGTACATACTTCTTGGGCGGTAATTGGTTTAGTGGCTTGGCCCAAGATGCGGACGATTTCCCGGCGTTGAGGAGTCAGTTTGTAACCAGCTTCCTTGAGCTCATCGATAACCCTAGATGCAGCCATTGGTATTTCTCCTATCTAAGAAAAATCTTATTTAATAGGTCTAGGAATTATTCTACTCCGTTCCTGGTTTTAATCAACCCCCCTGGGCCTAGATCATCTCCAAGTTTTCAGTCCTGGTCTGCTCAGCTCTAGCGATCTTCTAAGGCCAAACTACCGCTTCGCCTCAAGCTCCGGCGGGCTTCCTGGCGTATTCGGCATAACTTATCCCTTGGGGATTTACCCAAGACCTGGGAGCGACGTCGAACATGGGTGA is drawn from Clostridia bacterium and contains these coding sequences:
- a CDS encoding transcriptional repressor, which codes for MAASRVIDELKEAGYKLTPQRREIVRILGQATKPITAQEVCTQVQAVFPDTSLDTVYRNLRLLVDLDLVTQIRSGTCHSDCFELVRQHHYHLVCLRCGSITCLPGCPVANWQPTQEELNGFQVIKHSFELHGYCSKCQNQMRAHRGQN